From a region of the Methanothrix sp. genome:
- a CDS encoding methyltransferase domain-containing protein, producing the protein MHQQLSTVAAELWGVDVDAEGIAFLRNQGFDHLIVGDVCNLDRIQELQGEVFDVIVASEVLEHLVNPGLFLTAVKNAMVPGRTELIVTVPNAFRVSTLIQLLRGIEYVHPDHNYWFSYATLTGLLKKTGFEIREVYVYSFESAQILPRRIGKFVKRDDSGIAPHVKKSRNRSAVWTQMLGYLRSLPRRLLVGALYRRTPFWADGIIVIATRPKNEA; encoded by the coding sequence ATGCATCAACAATTATCAACAGTGGCAGCCGAGTTGTGGGGCGTCGATGTCGACGCTGAGGGCATCGCTTTTCTACGAAATCAGGGCTTTGACCACCTCATTGTAGGGGACGTGTGTAACCTAGATCGCATCCAAGAGCTTCAGGGCGAGGTCTTTGACGTCATAGTTGCGAGCGAGGTCCTAGAGCACCTAGTAAACCCTGGCCTTTTCCTTACAGCGGTGAAGAACGCGATGGTTCCAGGGCGTACAGAGCTAATCGTTACTGTCCCTAACGCGTTCCGTGTATCAACGCTAATCCAGTTGTTACGCGGAATAGAATACGTTCACCCGGATCATAATTATTGGTTCTCGTATGCTACACTCACGGGCCTTCTAAAGAAGACCGGGTTCGAGATAAGAGAGGTATACGTGTATTCCTTTGAGTCGGCTCAGATTCTTCCGCGGCGAATCGGCAAATTCGTTAAAAGGGATGACTCGGGTATAGCACCACATGTCAAGAAGAGTCGCAACCGTTCCGCTGTTTGGACCCAAATGCTGGGTTATTTAAGATCACTACCAAGGCGGCTGCTTGTCGGCGCCCTGTACAGGCGCACCCCCTTTTGGGCCGATGGCATCATTGTGATCGCCACAAGG